The Aspergillus fumigatus Af293 chromosome 3, whole genome shotgun sequence region TAGATCAAGGTCTGTCTGGAGCGATGCTGATGTGGGCTCCGTGAGGGCTGCTGCAATGACAAAGAATGCGCGAATGGAGAACATCTCCAGCGCATCCTGCCTCAGAAGAGGGGATAGGtaatcttcctcgtcgacttGCGGATCAGAATAGAGAGCTTGACAGGAGTCCTCCCCGCCAAGGTTGAGGATCGGGTGGGACGCTGGGGGCGCCAATTGCTCGCATGAGACGGGAGCGCCAGCCGAGAACGACCTCAACAACATCGCGCAGGCAATCCGCGCATCAAAGATCGCCTTTTGAAGAGAGTCCGGCGTGTTTAGGGAAACCAGGATCGCGATGCGGGTAGCAAGAATTTCCTGCCTCAGGGACCTGACGTTGGGGTTTCTTCGGTCGCGCGGACCAGATGCAACGATTTGGTACTCTAGGGCCCATTGGTCCAGCTGCCTCAGGAGGTCTGCAAGCACTTGTTGCCTCTTCGTGGTGGCTACATTGGTGGAAGTGATATGATGTAGTTGCTCCTGAATTTGACCGAGATCGACGGACGATCCGAGGGAGGGCCAGTGATGGCCCAGAAGCCACGGGGTGGAGCCGCGGAGGATAGCAAAACGTATATCCTGAGAGCGTAGATGACGATAAAGATGAAGGCgttcctcggcctcttctGGCGAGAAAGCATCCATTCCTCCCTCAGGACCTACGCAGTGGAGACCAATGGCCTTCGCCCGAATGCACGCCTGGGTGTGGATAGACTCGGCCACCGGAAGCGGCAGAAACTGTTGTCCATACCTGCTCTGAAGGATTTAATTGGGTCAGATTTCTGACCAGGGACAAAACcggaaaaaggaaaggaagactTACCAGCAAAGCTAGTGTTTGCACATCGATCAGGCGAGGCACCATCAGACTAGTCCTTTCTGACCACGAAACACCCCAGTCGAAAATGTTTGAGATGTGGATTTCGGCGTCCAGCTGCCGAGGgggctcttcttgctcaagaCCTAAGACTAGGAGAGTGATCAGATGTAAACTGAGTACCCAGGGCGTGTCGTCAATCGTGAGAGGCTGTGTATATAGTTTCTCCACACGAGCACGAAACAAGCCTGCTGCGAAGATACTCGTTGCCCAGCGGCAGCGCTGGAAGAACTGAGACTGTACGAGCAGGAATAGCTGCTTCGCCGGCAGCCGCAGAGGCACTTGTCCTGTGCTCCTGCGCAGACAGGCCCCTTGATCGCCAGCGTCCTGTATAAGGCGGCCCATATGCTGCTCCAGCGTCTCACTGGCGCTGCTCGAGGCGGAGGATGCGGGTGGAGCGCTAACAGTTGCCTGGAATTCCCTGCATAAAGTCGGCAATGCCCCAGGCCCATAATACCGATCGATCTGAGACTCGTGGTGGCGAAAGATACAATGTTGTAACAAGTCCGAGACAGATCCACCACTTTCCTCGCTGGTATCAGATTGCAGCTGGTGGAAACCAGAAGGAATAGCGCTTTCAGCAGGATATTCTTTTTCGTGATCGTCGTGTGTAAGTCTCGCAGCCAGCGCCGATAGGCTGTCTTCAATATCACCCAGCCGttcctcgatcttggccATGCTGTTGCATCTTTGACCAGAATCGGCTCTCGGTTAGCAGCTACAGCAACTGGAGAGTGCACTGGGACATACAATAACTTGACATGGTTGACGCGTTTCGCAGGCGTGGTATATTCACATTTTACCCCATCGCGTTGGCAGTTGGCGCACTCCTCTTTCTCACGCCCACAGCGGATTTTCCTTGCGCGACACCGGACACAGGAAAGCTCTGCCTGGCTCACGCTGGGCATGATGTTTGCTTTGAGGTCAATGAGTACAGACAGATTTCCTTCCCCCACAAAATGGGAGATCTTCTTCGAGCAGCCCACGGAGCAAGATAGGGCAATATAGGGACTGATTCAACTTATCGGCAAGTTGTGTTCTTTCGTGCTGGTTGGATTCTTCCGCCCGTCCCATGCATCCAGAACCCCGGCTGTCCAGCTCAGCATGGCATTTGTTGATTCACCCATGCCTTACTTATTGGGGCAATGCTCGTAGAAGCGGCTAGAAACCCAAAGTCCTAGCTTAAGCGAATGAAATGGTACGTGCCAACGAGCCTCAATATGGACAATCCATTGGACGATGTAATCTACCTTGATATTGAGGTGGTCTCATGAAGCCTGGTGGACCTAAATTATGTTGGTCGGTACAACGCGAGTTCCCTGAGGTGCTCGAATAAAGATCCTTTGGTTGACATCGTCCAAGGGTGACGTGCAGGGTACAGGTATCTTACAGGGAAAGATCCTTGCAGGTTCGTTTGAAATGCATCTCACCTAAGACAACAAAAAGCCCGGTAAGCCTACCATGTCCATGGGTGACTTGACATCTAACCTTACAGAAGCGTACATCCTGCGGCGATGTCATGATACGGGACGAATACCAGGAAAAAGTATTTCAGCATGTTTAAAATCAAGATTGGCAATTTGCAGCTCCGTTATTCTTGGAATCACACAAGAGACGACGAGCAATTCTTAAGAATGCTTATATTTAGCAGCAAGAGTGTGGACCGAGAAGCTATTAGGAAATAGGCCGGTTATTATTGTCTTTGCCTCTGCCCCACAGGCGGATTAATCTGGCTGCGTCATTGTATTACTCCAGCAATCCACTAGAAGCATATTCGAGTTCTACTTCGAATGCGCCCAAGCGGCCACCGGATAGACCCGATGCCCCATTCAGTCATACTCTTATGAGGTCAATAACGCAATTTGGTTAGACGGCTCGGGAGCATACGATAAGAACAAAAGCACGCCATCCTTTACCCGGTGCGCTACTGCTAAATAGGAATGGATCTGCGAGATGTTGGTCTTTTGGTTTGTCGGATTCGTTGTCCTGAAAACGCCCATATTGGAAAATATGAGGTACTAGATTATTCTGTGGCTTTGTGGAGATAGTATTAGCTCTCTAAAAAGCAATTCGAGCTATCTACTATGCCTGTTATATACCAGTCATTATTTATCTTCATATAGGATCTAGAGAGGATAGTAGTAGACTCTAGGGTCAGCTTAGACTCTTCTCCCAAATATTGCATTGAGATGGCGGAACGCACAAACCCCGGATGCGAGGCTGAACTCTCTTTTCTCGTGTTTATTCGTGTAGCCTTCATTTGTTAGAAAAGTGGGAACGGCTGGGCCTCAGGGGGTCCTGAGCTGAGTCTTTCCTCGGATAGGTAACTTAGCTTTATGTCCGTGCTTAATGTCGTAGCCTGGAGCAGGTTGTCCACTTCTACAGAGAACTCCGTGCTTCTATACTTCGACACGCAGGTTACAAGTCGCGATAGCCGCACAAATTCGCCAATCGGCCGTCACTCTTACATTACATTTTCTTTGGATCATGTCTGGAGCATTCCGGCCGCAAGAGGCCTTCCGGTCCGACCCTCCAACCCAGCGGTCTCATCTCGACGATCAGCTTCCACCTTTTTTTCGCTTGCAATCTGAGAGGCATGTAGCAAGCCCTCTCGGAGACTCACATTCCGCTACACCAGGCCGCTGACCGTCATCTTGAATTGATTGAGATTTCGTGTCAAGAGATTTGATTGAGAATTTTCTGTCTGCTTGTACAACTACAAAAGCATTACCAAAATGCTGCGCTCTCAGGCTGTGCATATATTACTGTCCTTCCTTTTCCGTTAGTTTCTGCTTCCCATATACTAGGCGTAGTATTACTATAGATATTAAGGAATAGCCCCCTTGCAAGGTGCATATACTATGATCTAATATAGGCAGTGACACCGTGGGCCAGGGGTAGTATAAGGAAAGATTACTATCTTAATAAGTGCCTAGAGCTTTATTAAGATATTTGCCACTTGGTGATATTGAATAGTATagcatcaaatcatcaagtaGTAGTGATATAAGATGGAGGTAAGAACAAGAGGGCATCAACAGCAGGGACATCTACCTGCCAGATGCTTGTACATTTGTTATGGATGAGTTTTGTAATAGACCAGACAAAAAAGGTGTCATGTAATCTATCTCTCGATGAACAGGCTCAACAGAGTCACCTACGGTAATCCAAGACTCGCGCGCAAGGAACTATAGCTAAATCAATTGCAGAAGCGCTGGCGTGTAACTACAGCTAGTCATCGACCAGATCCGTGATAATCGACTTGGTATAGTTCCACAAGGAGGCAGTGTGGTGAGCTAGAAAAGCAGCCCCGGTGTACCATGTCTTGCAATGGCCCTGAAGCGCATACAGGGATTTATAGAAGCCCTAGCGAATCGCCGCAGGGGAGACCGCCAGCTAATAAGGGGTATGGGAGCTGAAGACGAGAAATTGGGCTTTCTTGCCAGTAAGTCGCTGGATGGCAGCCAGAGTCGCTGACTTGACGTCTGCCTCGGCAACCTCGTGCGCGGAGCTATACCAGATGCGGAAGACGCCAGCCACTCCGGTGGACTGGAGATAGACGAGGCCCGGCAGCCCGGGTAGGTTGTAGGACTCGGTGTTCAGGCTGATCCCCAGCGTGTCGACAAAGTCCGTGACTCCCGTGTTGGTGACCAGCCCAACATACAGGGCGTTGTACGTAAACTGACCAAAGACGGAGGACTCAGACAAGTCCATTCCCAGGGGTTGCATGTTTGCCGTGATCTGCGGCATGGCAAccagcagcttcttggccACAATCAGCTTGAGGTCTCCGCTGGCAGACTGGACCACCAGTCGGATTCCGGACGCATTGCGGCTAGCGGCAACTACCGTGGAGGACACGAGAGCATTGGACCCCAATGCCGCCTGCGCTTTGTCGTAGATTGCATGATTGTCGTGCTCAGTCATCACGTCGCCTCCCTGCAGCCCTTTGATGTACGCCTTGTCCACCGACTTGAGTACATAGACTGTGGTCTGGTTCAGAACGGCACCGTTGCCAGCACCATAAGTACCAAGGAGGTACGCCTCGTTCCCCAGCGAATACTTGGACACAAATTCGCCAAATGGTAGAAGCAAATCCTCTAGAACGGGATCTGGCAGCTCCCAGGTGTACGTGAGATATGGATACTTGTCCAGCTGAGCAATGTAGGCACTCCAGTCAGCGGCAGGCAGTGTGAAGTTCGGGTAGACCACACCCGAGGAGAAGTCGGCGAATTGCATCCCTTTAGCGTCGCTGGTGTACGGAACCAGAGGGATGTTGAAGCAAGCAAAAAAGTCTCAAACAAGCATCGTATTTTGGAAGTTTTCTACCCCATAGTCGATAATATTGCCAGTGGTAGGATCCTTGTATGCCTCAGTCTGGCCTCCCAGaacagtcttcttctcaatcAACACCACACTCTGGCCCAGGTCGCCCAGTTGAATGGCAGCGTAGGTTCCGGCTGCGCCCCCGCCAATAACGGCAACGTCGCGGTATATGACATTGCTGTTCGGATAATAAGAAGGATGAAAACTGTAGGCTGACGCGGCAGTAGCAGAAAAAAACACGACAAACATACACAAAGCCATGGGAGATGATATCATTGGGTGTTGAACAAGGTCTGCTTGGCTGCTTTGATCCTGGAGTTGCAATTGTATCAATAAATTATATCTGTAGTGCGTATTTATAGGGCGCCTGTGTCATTGAGAGTATGTCCTTGACGGGTTTCGGCATCCGAGCACAGCTCCAGCGGTAGCAAAAGCCACGGATATCAGACTCAAACAGTGCACCATAgtggtttttttttttttttttttttttttttttttttttcgggGGGGAGCGTTCAACTGAGTTCATTCCTGCGGCAGAAAGGATCCGACGAGTGGAagggaaaggggaaaaaaaataaataaataaataaataaaataaaacataaaataaaaataaaaaaataaagaaagaaaaggagagtATAACAGGAGGTGAGGAACGGCAGTGATCATGGGTGGTCTGACCATGAGGGAGGAATGACCCGCCAAAGCACATGAGCTTCAATTCCCCTAACTCCCCTTATGTCGACAATTTCGTATTTTGCCATGGTCTTTGACGCATCCCCCACGGTGTTTCGAAGGGTCTTTGTGGCCAGCAACAAGAACAGTGACGGTGACACCCGCCAGAATGAAGACAGAAAGCCGAAACTTGCGCTGGATGGCCAGACCATTCTCATCCCATAGCCGGCTGATGACTGCAATGACCCCCTGAACTGAAGCTGGCTTTGAAAGCATGCCATCCTCCTTTGTGTCAGTTTTGGTGCCTTTGCAGGAGACTTTGGTATGTCCATCAGCATCCCCGCCACCGTCCTCCAGGGTGCAGAATGGCACATATCAACTTCGACAATCAATGAACCCAACAGCCTCGCCGTGGTAATGATCAGCATCTCGTCCCTTGTCTGGATCCCCTTGCTCAACTGCTGGGGTCGTGCCCCAGTGCTCTTTTGGAGCACAGTCCTCGGCCTTTTCTTCACGCTAGGATGTATCCTTGCTCCGACCTTTCCGGTCTACTACGCCATGCGGGCTCTGCAGGCCTTGACACAGGGAACAGGCTCGTTGATCGGGTTGGCTCTCATTCAGGATATGTTCTTCTTCCATCAGTACGCCCGCAAGATTGGCCTGTGGTACgccgtcttcctcatctcgCCCTTTCTGGGGCCCATGCTCGGCAATTTTATGGTTGCTGGGTTGGGTAAATGGCGCCCGCTCTTCTGGCTGGTCTTTGCCTGGGCTGCCGGTCTCACGGCCATGATCTTGGCCGTTGGCGATGAAACCTACTATCAGCGAGATATGCTGCTGGGCAGACAGCCCAGGCGCTCGGGCAGTTGTCTATGGCAGGTTGTGGGTGGATGGCAGTTGCGAGTCCACAAGGACTACTTTGAATCGGTCCGGTCTTCGTACGCTAGAATGTTCTTAATCCTCCTTCGTCCAGTTGTTACAGTCGTCTCGCTCGTCTACAGACTGCTCTTCATGTGGAGTATTAGCATCAATCAGACCTCCACAATTCTCCTGGGGGTCTCACGGGAAACAGGGGGTTACGGCATGAGCGCCCAGCAAATAGGCTATATGTACTTTAGCCCCGTGCTCTCCGTCTGTCTAGGCGAGCTGGTCGGCCATCGTTTAAATGACTTTATCGTGACTTGGTACGCTCATCGACATCAGGGTCGATTCATGCCAGAGACCCGGTTGTGGGCCACATACCTCAGGGGCTTCTTCATGGTGCCTGGGCTGGTTCTTGTGGGCATCACCCTGCAGCAGCACCTTCACTGGGTGTGCATCCTCTTTGGTTGGGCTATGTTTCAAGGCGGTGTCATGGTCGTCTCCGTGTCCATGGTTGCTTACGTCCTTGATTCCTATCCATCGGTTCCGGGGGAGGTCTCAGGCTGGATCAACATGTCCCGTGCAGCCTGTGGATTCGCGATCGGCTATTTTCAACAGGTCTGGGGTCTAAAGGAAGGATACGGCCTCTCATTTGGGCTGCAGGCTGTGATCTGTCTCGCTGCCTTTGGACTTATGGTCTGCATCCATGTTTTTGGCCAGCGTCTACGCTTGCTTAGTGAACCCCAGCAGAATAATATATAATGGTAGTTTAGAATCCTTCTATGATCAAGAGGGAGTAGCAATCAGCATTCCGTATGTAGTTAAGGTACACTATCTTAGAATTAGCAGTAATTTCCAAAATGTCAAGCTAGCTACATGGGGCGAGAAGTCCATTGCAACTAGCAGCAAAAAAGACCAAACGGAGACATTTCAAGCGGCGCGTCTACTTGAAAATAAAAACGATTACCATCGCACAAACCGATCAAAATACTCCTCCAGTCCTCTCTCGTCTTCCAGTTCCCCAATCCAGGCAACACATTGATCCGGCTGGATCACCACCATGCATCCGCGTGCGTCATCAATCCCGTATTTGGCATGTGCCGTAGTCGGAAGAAGTCCGCCGTTTGCAGCATATAAGGGAGGGTCGGCAAAGATCCGCTGGTGAT contains the following coding sequences:
- a CDS encoding putative MFS transporter — its product is MSISIPATVLQGAEWHISTSTINEPNSLAVVMISISSLVWIPLLNCWGRAPVLFWSTVLGLFFTLGCILAPTFPVYYAMRALQALTQGTGSLIGLALIQDMFFFHQYARKIGLWYAVFLISPFLGPMLGNFMVAGLGKWRPLFWLVFAWAAGLTAMILAVGDETYYQRDMLLGRQPRRSGSCLWQVVGGWQLRVHKDYFESVRSSYARMFLILLRPVVTVVSLVYRLLFMWSISINQTSTILLGVSRETGGYGMSAQQIGYMYFSPVLSVCLGELVGHRLNDFIVTWYAHRHQGRFMPETRLWATYLRGFFMVPGLVLVGITLQQHLHWVCILFGWAMFQGGVMVVSVSMVAYVLDSYPSVPGEVSGWINMSRAACGFAIGYFQQVWGLKEGYGLSFGLQAVICLAAFGLMVCIHVFGQRLRLLSEPQQNNI
- a CDS encoding Zn(II)2Cys6 transcription factor encodes the protein MGRAEESNQHERTQLADKLNHQAELSCVRCRARKIRCGREKEECANCQRDGVKCEYTTPAKRVNHVKLLCNSMAKIEERLGDIEDSLSALAARLTHDDHEKEYPAESAIPSGFHQLQSDTSEESGGSVSDLLQHCIFRHHESQIDRYYGPGALPTLCREFQATVSAPPASSASSSASETLEQHMGRLIQDAGDQGACLRRSTGQVPLRLPAKQLFLLVQSQFFQRCRWATSIFAAGLFRARVEKLYTQPLTIDDTPWVLSLHLITLLVLGLEQEEPPRQLDAEIHISNIFDWGVSWSERTSLMVPRLIDVQTLALLSRYGQQFLPLPVAESIHTQACIRAKAIGLHCVGPEGGMDAFSPEEAEERLHLYRHLRSQDIRFAILRGSTPWLLGHHWPSLGSSVDLGQIQEQLHHITSTNVATTKRQQVLADLLRQLDQWALEYQIVASGPRDRRNPNVRSLRQEILATRIAILVSLNTPDSLQKAIFDARIACAMLLRSFSAGAPVSCEQLAPPASHPILNLGGEDSCQALYSDPQVDEEDYLSPLLRQDALEMFSIRAFFVIAAALTEPTSASLQTDLDLLRGVSLLYSSVGRRMPVGNHLLKLGRVFESVLEIIHERRRQDPPDQSEIHGDPHEDHAMRVTVSPSLDVIEGLPNGLEFQSPDPAYPTTLPSSSFNPDALSSMPVWFLGSMVEDETPFFEAAMLHNQPGHQPRPEQRPAAPGSPSHDLGPELAASSLPKTLHFELPADVGYGMSMPE